The genomic stretch GTCGTCGTCGGCGGCTGGTTCTCGGGCACGCTGGCCGGGCCGGCCGCGGCGCTGGTCGCGATCGGCGGCGACGATCCGATGGTCGCGCGGGTGCGGCCCGAGGGCGTGGTCGCGCTCACCGCGCTGGCCAGCCCTGGCGCCGCCACGATCCCCGCGATCGCGGCCGACGATCGGGGCTGGCTGGTCGCGCTCACCAGCGCGACCGCGGCCCGCTTCGCCGACGCGGCGGTGCCGGCCGGGGCCTCGGCCCGCGCCAGCCGCTGGTAGCGCGTCAGCGCGCGCGCCGACGCCGCCGGCCGACCAGCGCCAGGCCCAGCGCCGCGAGCGCGAGGGAGCCCGGACCACCGCCGGTCGCGCACCCGCCGCAGCCGCTGGCGTCGAGATCGGCCCCGGCCGCGTCGGCGCCGCCGCCCGCGCCCGCGTCGCCCACCGAGGCGTCGACCGGCGGCGGGCAGGCCGAGCCGCCCTCGTCGATCTGGCCGCGCAGCTCGCCGTCGGGGTACGTCGACGAGTGGATGTCGAGGTACCACTGCCCCGCCAGGATCTGATCCTGCTGGACCTGCGTCAGCGTCAGCGAGCCGTCCTTGGGGCTGCCGGCCGGCAGCGTGAACAGCACGGGCCCGATCGCCCCGCGCGCCGCCGGCCCGTGGATGTGGGCCTCGGTCTCGGCGCCGGTGAAGCCGCTGAACGTGATGCTGTACGTCAGCGGCCCACCGGCGTAGTCCACCTGCAACCAGCCGCGGCCGCTCGCGGCGCTGGGCGTGGTCGGGACGCCCTGACAGCCCTCGAGCACCACCGCCCAGGTCCGCAGCGGCGGCGGCGACTCGGCGCGGACCGCGCCCGTCGCCGCCAGCCAGACCACCGCCACGATCCACGACGCGCGTCCACCAGAGATCTTCATGGGCTCAGTATTTCCGGGGGCGCGGCCCGACCGCAACCGGCGCGTGGGCTCGACCCGCGCGCGCGTGCGAGCGGTCACCACCGCGACGTCGGCGCCCGGGGTGTCGCGCGCGTCACAGCGATCGGCACCGCGACCGCACCGCGGCCGGCATCGCGATCGCCCGCTCGCGTCCGCGATCGCACGCGATCGGCACGACGATCGGCGCCGCGCGCCTCCGCGATCGGCACGACGATCGGCGCCGCGCGCGGCACGATCGGCCCGCTCACGGTCGCGGCGGCGGCGACGCGCAGTCGCGCCGGCACGACGCCTCGATGGCCTCGATGCTCGTCGCGACCATCTGGCGATCGCGGACGCACGCGTTCACGCACGCGCTGTCGCCAGCGTCGCGCGCGCCGGCGTCGAGCGGCGCCGCCGCGCCGCCGCGGTTGTCGACGGGCGGACGCGGCGCGGCCTCCCGCGAGCACGCGACCAGGCCCGCGAGCGCCAGCACCCGCAGCGCCCGCGCCGCCACGGTCACAGCCCCAGCAACAGGCGGTCGGGCGCCTCGAGCCGATCCTTGACGGCCACCAGGAACGACACCGCCTCGCGCCCGTCGACGACGCGGTGATCGTAGGTGACGGCGACGTACATCACCGGCCGGATCGCGATCGCGTCGCCGACGACCATCGGCCGCTTGACGATGTTGTGCATGCCGAGGATGCCGGTCTGCGGGTAGTTCAAGAGCGGCGTCGACATCATCGAGCCGTAGATGCCGCCGTTCGAGATGCTGAACGTGCCGCCGGTGAGATCGTCGATCGCCAGCTTGCCGGTGCGGGCCTTGTCGGCCAGGGCCGCGATGCCGCGCTCGACGCCGGCGAAGTCGAGCTGGTCGCACCCGCGCAGCACCGGCACGACCAGGCCCTTGGGCGTCTGGACCGCGATGCCGAAGTCGTAGCGCTTCTTGTAGATGATCTTGTCGCCGGCGAGCTCGGCGTTGAGGCCGGGGAACGCCTTGGCCGCGCTGACGCACGCGCGCACGAAGAACGACATGAACCCGAGCTTGACCCCGTGGGCCTTCTCGAACGCGTCCTTGTAGGTCGCGCGCAGGTCCATGATCGCCGTCATGTC from Myxococcales bacterium encodes the following:
- a CDS encoding CHRD domain-containing protein, which gives rise to MKISGGRASWIVAVVWLAATGAVRAESPPPLRTWAVVLEGCQGVPTTPSAASGRGWLQVDYAGGPLTYSITFSGFTGAETEAHIHGPAARGAIGPVLFTLPAGSPKDGSLTLTQVQQDQILAGQWYLDIHSSTYPDGELRGQIDEGGSACPPPVDASVGDAGAGGGADAAGADLDASGCGGCATGGGPGSLALAALGLALVGRRRRRAR